In Mustela nigripes isolate SB6536 chromosome 2, MUSNIG.SB6536, whole genome shotgun sequence, a single window of DNA contains:
- the GATD3 gene encoding glutamine amidotransferase-like class 1 domain-containing protein 3, mitochondrial, with protein MAAVRALVASRLRAASAFAPLHASTPRAALHGSAPRPGARVALVLSGCGVYDGTELHEASAVLVHLSRGGAKVQIFAPDIPQMHVVDHTKGQPSESETRNVLTESARIARGKITDLARLSAADHDAAIFPGGFGAAKNLSTFAADGKDCRVHGDVERVLKEFHAAGKPIGLCCIAPVLAAKVLHGVEVTVGHEQEEGGRWPYAGTAEAIKALGAKHCVKGVTEAHVDQKNKVVTTPAFMCETELHHIHDGIGAMVKKVLELCRK; from the exons ATGGCGGCGGTCAGGGCCTTGGTGGCGTCCAGGCTACGCGCGGCCTCCGCGTTCGCGCCGCTTCACGCGTCCACCCCACGCGCGGCCCTCCACGGCTCGGCGCCGCGCCCGGGGGCCAGGGTCGCGCTG GTGCTCTCTGGATGTGGCGTCTACGATGGGACTGAGCTCCACGAGGCCTCAGC GGTGTTGGTCCACCTGAGCCGTGGCGGGGCCAAGGTCCAGATCTTCGCTCCTGACATCCCTCAGATGCACGTGGTCGACCACACCAAGGGGCAGCCTTCCGAGAGCGAGACCAG GAACGTCCTGACGGAGTCTGCGAGGATCGCCCGCGGCAAGATCACCGACCTGGCCCGGCTCAGCGCGGCCGATCACGACGCCGCCATCTTCCCTGGAGGCTTCGGGGCCGCTAAGAACCT GAGCACATTCGCCGCTGACGGGAAGGACTGCAGGGTCCACGGGGATGTGGAGCGGGTCCTGAAGGAGTTCCACGCAGCCGGCAAGCCCATCGG CTTGTGCTGCATCGCTCCTGTCCTCGCGGCCAAAGTGCTCCATGGCGTTGAGGTCACCGTGGGCCACGAGCAGGAGGAAGGCGGCAGGTGGCCCTACGCAGGGACCGCGGAAGCCATCAAAGCACTGGGTGCCAAGCACTGCGTGAAGGGAGTGACC GAAGCTCACGTGGACCAGAAGAACAAGGTGGTCACGACCCCGGCCTTCATGTGCGAGACGGAGCTCCACCACATCCATGACGGGATCGGGGCCATGGTGAAGAAGGTGCTGGAACTCTGTCGGAAGTGA